From Scomber scombrus chromosome 13, fScoSco1.1, whole genome shotgun sequence, a single genomic window includes:
- the pde9aa gene encoding high affinity cGMP-specific 3',5'-cyclic phosphodiesterase 9A isoform X2: protein MFTSDALLITDDKEELFQNVLTQVAEQFSRAFKINELKTEVTNRLAMLEKRVELEGMKVVEIEKCRNDIKKLREEMASRNNSNFLEDNKKLTPCRDVMSYPKYHLSRETVEALRLPTFDAWQWEPNEMLTCLEHMYHDLGLVKDFNINPITLKRWLLCIHDNYRINPFHNFRHCFCVTQMMYSMICLCSLQEKFTQVDVLILMTAAVCHDLDHPGYNNTYQVNARTELAVRYNDISPLENHHCAVAFQIFSQPDCNIFSHFDPEAFKQIRQGTITLILATDMARHGEILDSFKQKVDNFHYTDEEHVTCLKMVLIKCCDISNEVRPMEVAEPWVDCLLEEYFMQSDREKTEGLPVAPFMDREKVTKPTAQIGFIKFVLIPMFETVMKLFPQIEEAMVQPLRESRDRYEELKQIDDAMNEVQKKKSENLTMGSKKK, encoded by the exons ATAAAGAGGAACTCTTTCAGAATGTACTGACGCAAGTGGCCGAGCAGTTTTCAAG AGCGTTCAAGATCAACGAGCTGAAGACCGAAGTCACGAACCGTCTCGCCATGTTGGAGAAAAGAGTCGAGC tggAGGGGATGAAGGTGGTGGAGATCGAGAAATGTCGCAACGACATCAAGAAGCTACGTGAGGAGATGGCATCCAGAAACAACAG TAACTTCCTGGAAGACAATAAGAAGCTGACTCCTTGCAGAGACGTTATGTCCTACCCAAAG taccACCTGTCTAGGGAGACAGTAGAAGCTCTTAGATTGCCTACGTTCGATGCTTGGCAGTGGGAGCCCAACGAG ATGCTGACCTGTCTGGAGCACATGTACCATGACCTGGGTTTGGTCAAAGACTTcaacattaaccccatcacactcAAGAGATGGCTG CTGTGTATTCATGACAACTATAGGATTAATCCTTTCCACAACTTCCGCCACTGTTTCTGTGTCACCCAGATGATGTACAGCATGATCTGCCTCTGCAGCTTACAG GAAAAGTTCACTCAGGTGGACGTTTTGATTCTCATGACGGCTGCTGTGTGTCACGATCTCGATCACCCCGGATATAACAACAC GTATCAGGTTAATGCCAGGACGGAGTTGGCGGTTCGTTATAATGACATCTCCCCTCTGGAGAATCACCACTGTGCTGTTGCCTTCCAGATCTTCTCTCAGCCCGACTGCAACATCTTCTCACACTTTGACCCCGAAGCCTTCAAACAGATACGACAG GGAACCATCACACTCATCCTCGCCACAGACATGGCACGACACGGAGAAATCCTCGATTCCTTCAAGCAGAAAGTCGACAATTTTCACTACACGGACGAGGAGCACGTCACCTGT TTGAAGATGGTGCTGATTAAGTGCTGTGACATCTCTAACGAGGTTCGTCCCATGGAGGTGGCTGAGCCGTGGGTCGACTGTCTGCTGGAGGAGTACTTCATGCAG AGCGACAGGGAGAAGACTGAGGGACTTCCTGTGGCTCCGTTCATGGACAGAGAAAAGGTCACCAAGCCGACGGCTCAGATCGGCTTCATCAAGTTCGTCCTCATCCCGATGTTTGAGACCGTGATGAAG ctgttCCCACAGATCGAGGAGGCGATGGTTCAGCCGCTCAGAGAGTCCAGGGACCGATACGAGGAGCTCAAACAGATCGATGACGCCATGAACGAG gtgcagaaaaagaaaagtgagaacCTGACTATGGGAAGCAAGAAGAAGTAA